One segment of Dolichospermum sp. DET69 DNA contains the following:
- a CDS encoding ABC transporter permease subunit has product MFLFQYGTEIIFHSGEHLILVIISLAIAISIGLPVGIFITRQPKLASPILGLANAIQTIPSLAIFGFLISVPFLGGIGKTPAIFALTLYALLPIIRNTYIGINSINPAIKEAGIGMGMTDQQLLLQVEIPLALPVILAGVRVATVISVGIATIAAAVGGGGLGVFIFRGISTVNNELILAGAVPAAVIALSADFGLGLLEKHLTKQIANKGKFNQQIGIVLGIITLIIAGLIAFNYEQAPAKIIIGSKNFTEQVILGELLAQHIENHTKLKVDRRFNLGGTFIAHEAVKAGKIAGYVEYTGTSFTTILKEKPISDPESVYKKVKKYYDQKLKLAVMKPLGFENTFAMIIREEDAKKWQIKSLSEIGKYTPQMQAGFGYEFLEREDGYPGLSKTYNLKFANIKQMELGLMYQALKEKQVDFIAANSTDGLIPVLNLVILEDDKKYFPPYQAIPIFNQEILQKYPELTDTINQLGGKISTTAIQKMNYQVDNQSQPVEKVVSEWLKSQQL; this is encoded by the coding sequence ATGTTTTTATTTCAATACGGTACAGAAATAATTTTCCACAGTGGAGAACATTTAATATTAGTCATTATATCCCTAGCGATCGCCATTTCTATTGGTCTTCCTGTCGGCATTTTTATCACTCGTCAACCAAAATTAGCTTCCCCCATTCTTGGTTTAGCAAATGCCATTCAAACCATCCCTAGTTTAGCCATCTTTGGCTTTTTAATTTCCGTACCTTTTCTGGGAGGAATTGGTAAAACTCCCGCCATATTTGCTTTAACTCTTTATGCTTTACTTCCCATAATTCGTAATACATATATTGGCATTAATAGCATCAATCCCGCCATTAAAGAAGCCGGGATAGGCATGGGAATGACAGATCAACAATTACTATTGCAAGTAGAAATTCCCCTAGCTTTACCAGTCATTTTAGCAGGGGTAAGAGTAGCCACAGTTATATCCGTAGGAATTGCCACAATTGCTGCTGCTGTTGGTGGTGGTGGTTTAGGAGTATTTATTTTTCGTGGTATTTCCACAGTTAATAATGAATTAATTTTAGCCGGAGCAGTCCCCGCTGCTGTAATTGCTTTGAGTGCAGATTTCGGTTTAGGATTATTAGAAAAACACCTCACGAAACAAATAGCAAATAAAGGTAAATTTAATCAGCAAATAGGTATTGTTTTGGGAATAATCACCTTAATTATCGCAGGATTAATAGCTTTTAACTATGAACAAGCACCAGCAAAAATTATTATCGGTTCTAAAAATTTCACAGAACAAGTAATTTTAGGAGAACTATTAGCACAACACATAGAAAATCATACCAAATTAAAAGTAGATCGTCGTTTTAATTTAGGAGGAACATTTATTGCTCATGAAGCAGTAAAAGCGGGAAAAATTGCCGGGTATGTAGAATATACAGGAACTTCATTTACGACTATTTTGAAAGAAAAACCAATTAGTGATCCTGAAAGTGTTTATAAAAAAGTCAAAAAATACTATGATCAAAAATTGAAATTAGCAGTGATGAAGCCTTTAGGATTTGAGAATACCTTTGCCATGATTATCAGAGAAGAAGATGCCAAAAAATGGCAAATTAAAAGCCTTTCGGAAATTGGTAAATATACTCCGCAAATGCAAGCAGGATTTGGATATGAATTTTTAGAACGTGAAGATGGTTATCCAGGATTATCTAAAACCTACAACTTAAAATTTGCCAATATTAAACAAATGGAATTAGGATTAATGTATCAAGCATTAAAAGAAAAACAAGTAGATTTTATTGCTGCAAATTCTACAGATGGTTTAATTCCAGTTTTAAACTTAGTGATTTTAGAAGATGATAAAAAATATTTTCCACCTTATCAAGCCATACCTATTTTTAATCAAGAAATTCTCCAAAAATATCCAGAATTAACAGATACAATTAATCAATTAGGAGGTAAAATTTCTACAACTGCAATCCAAAAGATGAATTATCAAGTAGATAATCAATCTCAACCCGTGGAAAAAGTTGTCAGTGAGTGGTTAAAATCTCAACAATTATAA
- the ovoA gene encoding 5-histidylcysteine sulfoxide synthase, which yields MTEAHIPQLDNCSSTTLLNYFENSWELEETLMKSLVKEETFYLNPDPLRNKLIFYLGHSAVFYINKLIQVGLIKHRINPQYETLFEIGVDPETPAELEVAIQGVNWPDIKKVWEYRNKARAEITTIINKTPLDLPIHQQHPIWALLMGIEHSRIHVETSSMLLRQLPVENLKRPQGWNYAPTNGEIPHHQMREVPGGVVKLGKRQDDLTFGWDSEYGHLEVEVKPFLASQYLITNGEFLEFVQDGGYNNVNYWHTESWAWKQLYNIQHPKFWIRGENKYRYRATFDEIDLPLDWPVEVNHYEAMAFCRWKGKNTRLMTEAEWHQALKISADSSLANNYNLNLQFISPTPVGMFSENHQSGLYDLRGNVWEWLGETFKPLPGFKTHHLYEDQSAPFFDNKHFMMLGGSWATNGTMGLPCYRNWFRPFFYQHVGFRIAASLD from the coding sequence ATGACAGAGGCTCATATTCCCCAACTCGATAATTGTAGTTCTACAACCTTACTCAACTATTTTGAAAATTCCTGGGAACTGGAAGAAACCTTAATGAAGAGTTTGGTTAAAGAAGAAACATTTTATCTAAATCCCGATCCTTTAAGAAATAAATTAATTTTCTATCTTGGACATTCGGCTGTTTTTTATATCAACAAATTAATTCAGGTAGGATTAATCAAACATCGGATTAATCCCCAATATGAAACCCTATTTGAAATAGGAGTTGATCCAGAAACACCAGCAGAACTAGAGGTAGCCATTCAAGGAGTCAACTGGCCTGATATCAAAAAAGTTTGGGAATATCGAAACAAAGCCAGAGCAGAAATTACCACAATCATTAATAAGACTCCTTTAGATTTACCCATTCATCAACAGCATCCTATTTGGGCTTTATTAATGGGAATAGAACATAGTCGTATTCATGTCGAAACCTCTTCCATGCTGCTGCGTCAATTACCCGTTGAGAACTTAAAACGTCCCCAAGGATGGAATTATGCACCGACTAATGGAGAAATTCCGCATCATCAAATGCGAGAAGTTCCTGGTGGTGTAGTAAAATTAGGAAAACGCCAAGATGATTTAACTTTTGGTTGGGATAGTGAATATGGTCATTTAGAAGTTGAAGTAAAACCATTTTTAGCAAGTCAATATCTCATTACCAATGGAGAATTTTTAGAGTTTGTCCAAGACGGTGGTTATAATAATGTAAATTATTGGCATACTGAATCTTGGGCATGGAAACAACTCTACAATATCCAACACCCCAAATTCTGGATACGTGGAGAAAATAAATATCGCTATCGTGCTACATTTGATGAAATAGATTTACCTTTAGATTGGCCAGTGGAAGTTAATCACTATGAAGCAATGGCATTCTGTCGCTGGAAAGGTAAAAATACTCGGTTAATGACCGAAGCAGAATGGCATCAAGCCTTAAAAATATCAGCAGATTCCAGTTTAGCAAATAACTATAATCTTAACTTACAATTTATTTCTCCAACTCCTGTAGGAATGTTTTCAGAAAATCATCAATCTGGACTTTATGACTTACGGGGTAATGTCTGGGAATGGTTAGGGGAAACATTCAAACCCTTACCAGGATTTAAAACTCACCATCTTTATGAGGATCAATCTGCACCATTTTTTGATAATAAACATTTTATGATGTTGGGTGGTTCTTGGGCAACGAATGGTACAATGGGTTTACCTTGTTATCGTAACTGGTTTCGTCCATTTTTTTATCAGCACGTCGGTTTTAGAATTGCTGCAAGTTTGGATTAA
- a CDS encoding DegT/DnrJ/EryC1/StrS family aminotransferase, producing the protein MIWNQTWRQSPPKNDIEDLQCKIELYPDAKFFVLSYMRGHISDLDTIKNICNQAGIYLIEDCAHSLGSRWNDNLVGYHGEIACFSTQSYKLLNSGEGGLIATNNEQFAAYCILAAGSYEKLYKKHLARPDDDNLFEKLKPHVPNFSLRMSNLTAAVLRPQMEYLEHKISSGQQRYDCLIETLSSVRNIYIPSPLEKVKRAPDSLQFNLVGLSSEQVEQFLQQTSERGVAIQIFGRDDNSRYYKNWQYSFKETPCLEKTESIISLACDIRLPSSFDADDIKLIGYIIKDILYKILRIDDHQDYPNGLTDHFETIEEVRGKYDSWALFYDQEHYDNGWTVLLNHIAYTLKSYLKPDTFILDIGCGTGLLARELNSYGFKNIQGLDISQNSLDLLKDQGIYNALHLEELGNTLSFADNRFDALVSTGVFTRNQVPLESFKELIRILKPGGIFAVVLRVEDDDLYYKPIQDYCALNVWQEILNTKISVLKSCNHELVILQKSSIGKH; encoded by the coding sequence ATGATTTGGAATCAAACTTGGAGGCAATCGCCTCCAAAAAATGATATTGAAGATCTACAATGCAAAATAGAACTTTATCCAGATGCAAAGTTTTTTGTTTTGTCCTATATGAGAGGACATATATCCGATTTAGATACTATCAAGAATATTTGCAATCAAGCAGGAATTTATTTAATCGAAGATTGCGCTCATAGTTTAGGGTCAAGATGGAATGATAACTTAGTAGGATATCATGGAGAAATTGCTTGCTTTAGTACCCAAAGTTATAAATTACTCAACTCTGGTGAAGGGGGATTAATTGCCACCAATAATGAACAATTTGCAGCCTATTGTATTCTAGCAGCAGGTTCTTACGAGAAGTTGTACAAGAAACATCTTGCTCGTCCTGATGATGACAATTTATTTGAAAAACTCAAACCTCATGTTCCCAATTTTAGTTTGAGAATGAGTAACTTAACAGCTGCTGTATTAAGACCGCAGATGGAATATTTAGAACACAAAATATCTTCAGGTCAACAAAGGTACGATTGCTTAATAGAAACTCTCAGTTCCGTCAGAAATATTTATATTCCCTCTCCTTTGGAAAAAGTAAAACGCGCACCTGACAGTTTGCAGTTTAATCTTGTAGGATTAAGTTCAGAACAAGTGGAGCAATTTTTACAACAAACCAGCGAGAGAGGTGTGGCTATCCAGATTTTTGGTAGAGATGATAATTCTCGTTATTACAAAAACTGGCAATACTCATTTAAAGAGACACCCTGTCTAGAAAAAACAGAATCTATTATCTCGTTAGCTTGCGATATTAGGTTGCCATCGTCTTTTGATGCCGATGATATCAAATTAATAGGCTACATTATCAAAGACATTTTGTATAAAATCTTGAGGATAGATGATCATCAAGATTATCCTAATGGATTAACAGACCACTTTGAAACTATCGAAGAAGTTAGAGGTAAATACGATTCTTGGGCATTATTTTACGACCAAGAACATTACGACAATGGTTGGACTGTTTTACTCAATCATATTGCTTACACACTCAAATCGTATTTAAAGCCAGATACTTTTATTTTAGATATTGGTTGTGGCACAGGATTATTAGCTCGAGAACTTAATTCTTACGGGTTCAAAAATATCCAAGGTCTTGATATTAGCCAAAACTCTTTAGACCTATTAAAAGACCAGGGGATATACAATGCTTTGCATTTAGAAGAGTTGGGTAACACCCTTTCTTTTGCAGATAATAGGTTTGATGCTTTAGTATCAACTGGCGTTTTTACTCGTAATCAAGTTCCTTTAGAAAGCTTTAAAGAATTAATTCGGATTCTCAAACCAGGTGGTATTTTTGCTGTGGTTCTGAGAGTTGAAGATGATGATTTGTATTACAAACCTATCCAAGATTATTGTGCTTTGAATGTGTGGCAAGAAATTTTAAACACAAAAATCAGTGTCTTAAAAAGTTGTAACCATGAGCTAGTGATTTTGCAAAAGTCAAGCATAGGAAAACATTAA
- a CDS encoding sterol desaturase family protein translates to MQKFFNCCFELEFYLKIAIGCTMVQQGFYFLFNNIELNFITQVLLYWLIGSISFYAIGFFIEKFIKSKDDLTEKLTTRVKKVKKQSFPAFTLTDIITGGIKSLIAALIILYLAPEVHRGNSLLLNLGWFLMRIVAADFCFYIVHRLFHKKAFLKIHLKHHEFQDTSSFVAGHKSLLEYIIVTITDVLPIFIFGYDITQLCAWSLIGNIYNLEGHSSLSIFFIPSDFHDLHHTSFNGNYGIHGFWDRVFKTLNPPTKKLEIMFPVSILENKIKTLKLSSSVDVEVS, encoded by the coding sequence ATGCAAAAATTCTTTAATTGCTGTTTCGAGTTAGAATTTTATCTCAAGATTGCTATTGGTTGTACAATGGTTCAGCAGGGATTTTATTTTCTGTTCAATAATATAGAACTTAATTTTATCACCCAGGTATTACTATACTGGCTGATTGGTTCTATCTCATTTTATGCTATTGGTTTTTTCATTGAAAAATTCATCAAAAGTAAAGATGATTTAACTGAAAAATTAACTACAAGAGTTAAAAAAGTAAAAAAACAATCATTTCCTGCTTTCACTTTAACAGATATAATTACAGGAGGAATTAAAAGTTTAATAGCAGCATTAATCATACTATATTTAGCACCAGAAGTTCATAGAGGTAATAGTTTACTTTTAAATTTGGGATGGTTTTTGATGAGAATAGTTGCGGCTGATTTCTGCTTTTATATAGTCCATAGATTATTTCATAAAAAAGCATTTCTCAAAATCCATCTTAAACATCATGAATTTCAAGATACATCCAGTTTTGTAGCTGGACATAAAAGCCTTCTAGAATATATTATTGTTACCATCACAGACGTTTTACCAATCTTTATATTTGGATATGACATCACTCAACTTTGTGCATGGAGTCTGATAGGTAACATTTATAATTTGGAAGGACATAGTTCTTTATCAATATTTTTCATTCCCTCAGACTTTCATGATCTTCATCACACTAGTTTTAATGGAAATTATGGTATTCATGGATTTTGGGACAGAGTATTTAAAACACTTAATCCTCCTACCAAGAAGCTGGAAATTATGTTTCCTGTGAGTATTCTTGAGAATAAAATTAAAACTCTCAAATTATCTAGTAGTGTAGATGTAGAAGTTTCTTAA
- a CDS encoding photosystem I reaction center subunit II, producing the protein MATLTGKTPIFGGSTGGLLTKADVEEKYAITWTSPKEQVFEMPTGGAAKMVKGENLLYIARKEYGIALGGQLRKFKITDYKIYRILPGGETTMIHPADGVFPEKVNPGREMVRHVPRRIGQNPNPAQIKFSGKATHDV; encoded by the coding sequence ATGGCAACTCTAACTGGAAAAACCCCAATCTTCGGTGGCAGCACTGGTGGTCTACTCACAAAAGCTGATGTAGAAGAAAAGTACGCTATCACATGGACAAGCCCCAAAGAGCAAGTTTTTGAAATGCCCACCGGTGGCGCAGCTAAGATGGTTAAAGGCGAAAACCTACTTTACATTGCTCGTAAAGAGTATGGTATTGCTTTAGGCGGTCAACTCCGCAAATTTAAAATCACTGACTACAAAATTTACCGCATTTTACCAGGTGGCGAAACCACAATGATTCACCCTGCTGATGGTGTCTTCCCTGAAAAAGTAAATCCTGGTCGGGAAATGGTTCGTCACGTACCTCGCAGAATTGGTCAAAATCCTAATCCTGCACAAATCAAGTTCAGCGGTAAAGCTACTCACGATGTTTAA
- the egtD gene encoding L-histidine N(alpha)-methyltransferase → MIAQPLTVLDHHYQELSIDGKDVIKGLTEKLKSLPPKYFYDDPGSQLFEKICELPEYYPTRTEAWILQEYADEIAAITNCCDLIELGSGSSTKTQALLTAYQKIANSCRYLPIDVSGGILKTSVLQLQEKYPDIAIHGLLGTYEQALVHLESNYLQSRMLFFLGSSLGNFNQEECDIFLNQVSRTLQPGDYFLLGIDLQKPLDILEATYNDSQEVTAAFNLNMLSHLNWRFQGNFDISLFKHQAIYNQVDNQIEMYLHCQKSHAVSLEALDLKVDFEEGESILTEISRKFDLATMEKQLQGKGLKTVKTWTDEKGWFGLILCQV, encoded by the coding sequence ATGATTGCACAGCCTTTAACAGTTTTAGATCATCATTATCAAGAGCTAAGTATTGATGGCAAGGATGTTATTAAGGGGTTAACTGAAAAACTGAAAAGTTTACCTCCCAAATATTTTTATGATGATCCTGGTTCTCAATTATTTGAAAAAATTTGTGAGTTACCAGAATATTATCCGACTCGCACAGAAGCCTGGATTTTACAAGAATATGCTGATGAAATTGCCGCAATTACAAATTGTTGTGACTTGATAGAATTAGGTAGTGGTAGTTCTACGAAAACTCAAGCTTTATTAACGGCTTATCAAAAAATTGCTAATTCTTGTAGATATCTTCCTATTGATGTTAGTGGGGGTATTCTGAAAACTAGTGTTTTACAGTTACAAGAAAAGTATCCTGATATTGCTATTCATGGGTTATTAGGAACTTATGAACAGGCTTTGGTTCATCTAGAATCGAATTATTTACAATCACGGATGTTGTTTTTTCTGGGAAGTTCGTTAGGGAATTTTAATCAGGAAGAATGTGATATTTTCTTAAATCAAGTTTCTCGAACCTTACAACCAGGAGATTACTTTCTGCTAGGGATTGATTTACAAAAGCCCCTGGATATTTTAGAAGCTACTTATAATGATAGTCAGGAGGTGACTGCTGCTTTTAATTTAAATATGCTTTCTCATTTAAATTGGCGGTTTCAAGGTAACTTTGATATCAGTTTGTTTAAACATCAAGCAATTTATAATCAGGTTGATAATCAAATTGAAATGTATTTGCATTGTCAAAAAAGTCATGCGGTATCTTTAGAAGCATTAGATTTAAAGGTTGATTTTGAAGAAGGAGAAAGTATTCTCACAGAAATTTCTCGTAAGTTTGATTTAGCAACAATGGAAAAACAATTGCAAGGTAAAGGATTAAAAACTGTGAAAACTTGGACAGATGAAAAAGGATGGTTTGGTTTGATTCTTTGTCAAGTTTAA
- a CDS encoding DUF427 domain-containing protein: MKPNPIPPQPGQESVWDYPRPAILQDTNKHLKIIVNGMVLAQTHQAKRVLETSHPPGYYIPAEDIKLEHLIETPRKTWCEWKGWCQYYDISVGDKYINNGAWRYIQPSPNFESIQEYYSFYPSLMDACYVNDELVKAQTGDFYGGWITSDIVGPFKGEPGTMWW; the protein is encoded by the coding sequence ATGAAACCAAATCCTATCCCCCCGCAACCGGGTCAAGAATCAGTCTGGGACTATCCCCGTCCGGCAATTTTACAAGATACTAACAAACATCTCAAGATAATTGTGAATGGGATGGTTTTGGCTCAAACACATCAAGCTAAAAGAGTCTTAGAAACAAGTCATCCTCCAGGTTATTATATTCCGGCTGAAGATATTAAGTTAGAACATTTAATAGAGACACCTAGAAAAACTTGGTGTGAATGGAAAGGTTGGTGTCAATATTATGATATTTCCGTAGGAGATAAATACATAAATAATGGTGCTTGGCGATATATTCAACCTAGTCCTAATTTTGAATCAATTCAAGAATATTACAGTTTTTATCCTAGTTTAATGGATGCTTGCTATGTGAATGATGAATTAGTTAAAGCGCAAACAGGTGATTTTTACGGAGGGTGGATTACTTCTGATATTGTTGGACCATTTAAAGGTGAACCAGGAACTATGTGGTGGTAA
- the trpE gene encoding anthranilate synthase component I, with the protein MIFPNFDQFQKLAGQGNFVPVYQEWIADLDTPVSAWYKVCADKPYSFLLESVEGGETVGRYSLLGCDPLWILEARGDKTTQTHRDGSQQVFTGDPFITLSECLAPYHPVKLPELPSGIGGLFGFWGYELINWIEPRVPIHAQDERNIPDGLWMQVDQLLVFDQVKRKIWAIAYADLRDPAGLEVAYQKASDRIQEMVRKLSLPLSPEKTQLSWTAPGNKPKAGIEEYTSNFTRPEFCASVDKAKAHIKAGDIFQVVISQRLSTEYKGNPFALYRSLRQINPSPYMAYFNFQDWQIIGSSPEVMVKAECNDQGEIIATVRPLAGTRPRGKTSQEDAALAADLLQDPKEIAEHVMLVDLGRNDLGRVCSSGTVKVDELMIVEHFSHVMHIVSNVVGKLAPGKTAWDLLKACFPAGTVSGAPKIRAMEIINELEPSRRGVYSGVYGYYDFEGQLNSAIAIRTMVLHNQTVTVQAGAGLVADSDPEKEYEETLNKARGLLEAIRCLR; encoded by the coding sequence ATGATTTTCCCCAATTTCGACCAGTTTCAAAAGCTTGCTGGACAAGGTAATTTTGTGCCAGTGTATCAGGAATGGATTGCCGACTTGGATACACCTGTATCTGCTTGGTATAAAGTATGTGCAGATAAACCTTATAGCTTTTTGCTGGAATCGGTGGAAGGTGGAGAAACTGTAGGACGTTATAGTTTATTGGGTTGTGATCCTTTGTGGATTCTGGAAGCAAGGGGTGATAAAACTACCCAAACACATCGAGATGGTTCTCAACAAGTTTTTACAGGTGATCCTTTTATTACTTTGTCTGAATGTCTAGCACCTTATCACCCAGTAAAACTACCAGAATTACCTTCAGGAATTGGCGGTTTATTTGGGTTTTGGGGTTATGAATTAATTAATTGGATTGAGCCGCGTGTACCAATTCATGCTCAAGATGAGAGAAATATCCCGGATGGGTTATGGATGCAGGTAGACCAACTATTAGTTTTTGACCAAGTAAAAAGGAAAATTTGGGCGATCGCTTATGCAGATTTACGTGACCCCGCAGGTTTAGAGGTAGCATATCAAAAAGCGAGCGATCGCATTCAAGAAATGGTACGCAAGCTATCTTTACCCCTATCACCAGAAAAAACTCAATTATCTTGGACAGCCCCCGGAAACAAGCCCAAAGCGGGAATAGAGGAATATACCAGCAACTTTACCCGCCCAGAATTTTGTGCCAGTGTAGATAAAGCTAAAGCACATATCAAAGCAGGTGATATTTTTCAAGTAGTTATTTCTCAACGCTTATCAACAGAATATAAAGGCAATCCCTTCGCCTTGTACCGTTCTCTGCGGCAAATCAATCCTTCCCCCTACATGGCTTATTTTAACTTCCAGGACTGGCAAATTATCGGTTCTAGCCCTGAAGTCATGGTGAAGGCAGAATGTAATGATCAAGGGGAAATTATCGCCACAGTCCGTCCTCTTGCAGGAACTAGACCTAGAGGAAAAACCAGCCAGGAAGATGCAGCCTTAGCCGCTGATTTACTTCAAGATCCCAAAGAAATCGCTGAACACGTTATGTTAGTTGATTTAGGCCGTAATGATTTGGGGCGAGTGTGCAGCAGCGGTACTGTAAAAGTTGATGAATTAATGATCGTTGAACACTTCTCTCATGTTATGCACATTGTTAGTAATGTCGTGGGTAAGTTAGCACCTGGTAAAACCGCTTGGGATTTACTCAAAGCTTGTTTTCCCGCTGGTACTGTTAGCGGTGCGCCTAAAATCAGAGCGATGGAAATTATCAACGAATTAGAACCAAGTCGCCGGGGTGTATATTCTGGTGTATATGGATATTACGATTTTGAAGGACAATTGAATAGTGCGATCGCCATTAGAACTATGGTATTACATAATCAGACGGTGACTGTCCAAGCTGGTGCGGGTTTGGTAGCTGATTCTGACCCAGAAAAGGAATATGAAGAAACTCTCAATAAAGCTAGAGGGTTATTAGAAGCAATTCGTTGTTTAAGGTGA
- a CDS encoding GAF domain-containing protein has protein sequence MSISTSVLSDLLNSLPHLRPQLYFKASLTALSHAMEDQVLAANLDRPLIIASFQKERFYRQEAHRYQRLADKSNQIYVLSAPETEFANSSEYYEKVSFDTDDALTQEWHLLVFAQNYTTCLICRESLGSLSKNQPIPEMIPSLDMDTARRFEGIWTSEKGACLKAAQLLLARIEVYRPDLADKMNEVKQRFRIEEAINKSKVNSSHEYVADIDTDPFVQRLVTYLQASQYKLHKAYSSIAAQARKERLVNSISTAIRRSLDPREILQVAAQELGQHLEACRCLIYRVQATDAKAIIEHEFLNSQVKSVLGQSWELEHNSLFQQVLRQLEGVYVGDTLADPKIKKSSALSSIVKQFGVRSWLIEPVLYQGRLLGIVELHYCHFPPHEWEAGELDLVKAIATQIGTALIQAESFANLEKLNQQLEALDRTRSNLIAITGHELRTPLSTIQVCLESLATEPDMPWELQQVMLSTALCDSERMRKLVQDFLTLSNLESGRVEWHPESLTIQECVDLSLSRLRTRSSQEKIPKIKTQIPRTLPLVRADGDWLVEVLAKLVDNACKFTPASGEITIQAISNAQEMLEVTVSDTGRGIEPNRLEIVFDRFYQEEGALRRTTGGTGLGLAICRQIVNGWDGKIWAESTGKDQGSHFHFTIPIVHGSQQDC, from the coding sequence ATGAGTATTTCCACTTCTGTGCTGAGTGATTTACTAAACTCACTCCCCCATCTGCGACCCCAGTTATATTTTAAGGCTTCACTAACCGCGCTCTCCCATGCAATGGAAGATCAAGTTTTAGCAGCTAATTTAGATCGTCCCCTGATCATTGCTAGTTTCCAGAAAGAGCGATTCTACCGACAAGAAGCCCATCGCTATCAACGACTTGCTGATAAAAGTAATCAAATATATGTATTATCTGCGCCAGAAACGGAGTTTGCTAATAGCTCAGAATATTATGAAAAGGTCTCTTTTGACACTGATGATGCTTTAACTCAAGAATGGCATTTGCTAGTATTTGCCCAGAACTATACTACTTGCTTAATATGTCGGGAAAGTCTGGGTTCTTTGTCCAAAAATCAACCTATTCCAGAGATGATTCCTAGTTTGGATATGGATACAGCCCGAAGATTTGAGGGAATCTGGACATCGGAAAAAGGGGCGTGCTTAAAAGCTGCCCAATTGTTATTAGCTAGGATTGAGGTTTATCGCCCGGATTTAGCGGATAAGATGAATGAAGTGAAGCAGCGGTTTAGGATTGAGGAAGCAATAAACAAGTCAAAAGTTAATTCCAGTCATGAATATGTTGCTGATATTGATACCGACCCATTTGTACAGAGATTGGTAACATATCTGCAAGCTAGTCAATATAAACTGCATAAAGCCTATAGTTCAATTGCGGCTCAAGCCAGGAAAGAACGGTTGGTAAATTCCATTAGTACAGCAATTAGGCGATCGCTTGACCCAAGAGAAATTCTCCAAGTTGCGGCTCAAGAATTGGGACAACACTTAGAAGCCTGTCGTTGTCTAATTTATCGCGTCCAAGCTACAGATGCGAAAGCGATCATCGAACATGAATTTCTTAACTCTCAAGTAAAATCTGTCCTGGGACAAAGTTGGGAGTTAGAACATAATTCTCTATTCCAGCAGGTACTACGACAGCTTGAGGGCGTATATGTTGGCGATACTCTAGCCGATCCTAAAATTAAAAAATCATCCGCCTTATCGTCAATTGTGAAGCAGTTTGGTGTGCGTTCTTGGTTAATCGAACCCGTATTATACCAAGGGCGACTACTGGGAATTGTCGAGTTACATTATTGCCATTTTCCTCCCCATGAATGGGAAGCAGGGGAGTTAGACTTAGTAAAAGCGATCGCTACCCAAATTGGTACAGCCCTGATCCAAGCGGAATCCTTTGCCAATTTAGAAAAACTCAACCAGCAACTAGAAGCCCTAGACCGCACCCGTAGTAACTTAATTGCCATTACCGGACACGAACTGCGTACCCCCCTATCCACCATTCAAGTTTGTTTAGAAAGTTTGGCTACTGAACCGGATATGCCTTGGGAACTGCAACAGGTAATGTTAAGTACAGCCCTTTGCGACTCAGAAAGAATGCGGAAACTAGTACAAGACTTTTTGACCCTTTCTAACTTGGAAAGTGGCCGGGTAGAATGGCATCCTGAATCATTAACCATCCAAGAATGTGTAGATCTATCCCTCAGTCGGTTACGGACACGCTCCAGCCAAGAAAAAATACCCAAAATTAAAACCCAAATTCCGCGAACATTACCTTTAGTAAGAGCTGACGGTGATTGGTTAGTGGAGGTGTTAGCCAAACTAGTAGATAATGCTTGTAAATTCACTCCGGCTTCTGGGGAGATTACCATTCAAGCCATTAGCAATGCTCAAGAGATGCTAGAAGTCACAGTATCGGACACAGGGCGAGGAATTGAACCCAATCGCCTAGAAATCGTTTTTGACCGCTTTTACCAAGAGGAAGGGGCATTACGGCGAACTACAGGGGGAACGGGATTGGGTTTAGCCATTTGTCGGCAAATCGTCAACGGCTGGGACGGAAAAATTTGGGCAGAATCCACCGGCAAAGACCAAGGCAGTCATTTCCATTTTACAATTCCCATCGTCCATGGTAGTCAGCAGGATTGTTGA